One window of Robiginitalea biformata HTCC2501 genomic DNA carries:
- a CDS encoding transporter, which yields MASKTRGILNEIGKFGLLATLLAWGLAAHAQYTDVINSNRPGKANSAYAVGKGVVQLESGLVYEQQDHAILNTESGIFGVDVALRYGLLFEALELQYEGINQNQNITYSNLGTEASLTDFYRNRVGLKFLIYDRYKDPERNKPNIRSWRANNVFQLKNLIPSVALYGGANFVLGDNPFYPGEPTVSPRAMVATQSRLSPRFVLVTNIAYDRIGTDFPEWSYLVSISHAFRNPKWSVFVENQGIQSDRYSDVLLRSGVAYLFSPNFQADINLGAGFKNTPSRIFISSGVSYRLDFHKDQLIPIEDQEKIGRNSMRRGGRKLSKAERRSQRRAEKRNKKREKSDDGGDDWEFNPI from the coding sequence ATGGCATCAAAAACCCGCGGAATCCTCAATGAAATCGGCAAATTCGGGCTTTTGGCCACTCTGTTGGCCTGGGGCCTGGCCGCGCATGCCCAATATACGGATGTCATCAATTCCAACCGCCCCGGCAAGGCCAATAGCGCCTACGCGGTGGGAAAAGGCGTTGTCCAACTCGAATCGGGCCTGGTTTACGAACAACAGGACCACGCCATCCTGAACACGGAATCCGGAATCTTCGGCGTGGATGTCGCTTTGAGGTACGGGCTGCTGTTTGAAGCGCTGGAACTCCAATACGAAGGAATCAACCAGAACCAGAATATTACCTACTCCAACCTGGGCACGGAGGCTTCTCTTACCGATTTCTACCGGAACCGTGTGGGCCTGAAATTCCTGATCTACGACCGCTACAAGGACCCGGAACGCAACAAGCCAAATATCAGGAGCTGGAGGGCCAACAACGTTTTCCAATTAAAAAACCTGATCCCTTCCGTGGCCCTCTACGGGGGGGCAAACTTCGTGTTGGGCGACAACCCGTTCTACCCCGGTGAACCTACGGTTTCTCCCCGGGCCATGGTGGCCACCCAAAGCCGGTTGTCCCCGAGGTTTGTCCTGGTCACCAATATCGCCTACGACCGGATTGGGACGGATTTCCCCGAATGGAGCTACCTGGTTTCCATTTCCCACGCCTTCAGGAACCCGAAATGGAGTGTTTTTGTGGAAAACCAGGGCATCCAAAGCGACCGCTACTCCGATGTATTGCTCCGAAGCGGCGTCGCCTACCTGTTCAGCCCGAACTTCCAGGCCGATATCAACCTGGGCGCCGGCTTTAAAAACACCCCCAGCCGGATCTTTATCAGCTCCGGGGTTTCTTACCGGCTGGACTTCCACAAGGATCAGCTTATCCCGATTGAGGACCAGGAGAAAATTGGCCGCAATAGCATGCGCCGGGGCGGGAGAAAACTATCCAAAGCCGAGAGGCGGAGCCAGCGACGGGCTGAAAAACGCAACAAAAAACGGGAAAAAAGCGACGACGGGGGCGATGACTGGGAATTCAACCCAATCTGA